A DNA window from Stenotrophomonas sp. 57 contains the following coding sequences:
- a CDS encoding LysR substrate-binding domain-containing protein → MQLRPSLLPALAVFAVAARHQNFAQAAQELHLTASAVSHHVRRLEEVLETRLFLRHARGVRLTAEGRQLADAASAAFTDVAAVAHHLQPDADSVPLRITTLRSLSYCWLLPRLPRFTQAHPHIRIELHTGSGLDRYDDNGPEVGIRYGQGQWPGLRAQHLMDDYLFPVASPALPGVETLVDPARIAGLPLLTDLSPQGWRDWFRHAGVRPPSPLPPMHTFADSTDAMRAAVYGMGAVLARTHIAQPYLQRYEVVRLPGPALKARYAYHVVHAEGQPPSPAARLFIDWLLEQAQDERTPIPALPDSLLGRSATRG, encoded by the coding sequence ATGCAGCTACGCCCTTCCCTGCTCCCCGCACTGGCCGTGTTCGCGGTCGCCGCGCGCCACCAGAACTTCGCCCAGGCCGCGCAGGAACTGCACCTGACCGCCAGCGCGGTCAGCCACCATGTGCGGCGCCTGGAAGAGGTACTGGAGACCCGGCTGTTCCTGCGCCATGCCCGCGGCGTGCGCCTGACCGCCGAGGGCCGGCAGTTGGCCGACGCCGCCAGCGCCGCCTTCACAGATGTCGCGGCGGTCGCCCATCACCTGCAGCCGGATGCCGACAGCGTCCCGCTGCGGATCACCACGCTGCGTTCGCTATCCTACTGCTGGCTGCTGCCGCGACTGCCCCGCTTCACCCAGGCCCATCCGCACATCCGCATCGAGCTGCACACCGGCAGCGGCCTGGATCGCTATGACGACAACGGGCCGGAGGTCGGCATCCGCTACGGCCAGGGCCAGTGGCCGGGCCTGCGTGCACAGCACCTGATGGACGACTACCTGTTCCCGGTGGCCTCGCCGGCATTGCCCGGGGTCGAAACACTGGTCGATCCGGCGCGCATCGCCGGGTTGCCGCTGCTGACCGATCTGTCACCACAGGGCTGGCGAGACTGGTTCCGCCACGCCGGCGTGCGCCCACCGTCGCCGCTGCCACCGATGCACACCTTTGCCGACAGCACCGATGCGATGCGCGCGGCGGTGTACGGCATGGGCGCGGTGCTGGCGCGCACCCACATCGCCCAGCCCTACCTGCAGCGCTACGAAGTGGTGCGATTGCCCGGCCCCGCGCTGAAGGCGCGCTACGCCTATCACGTGGTGCATGCCGAAGGACAACCGCCAAGCCCCGCAGCACGCCTGTTCATCGACTGGCTGCTGGAGCAGGCGCAGGACGAGCGCACGCCCATCCCCGCGCTGCCGGACAGCTTGCTGGGACGCTCGGCCACGCGCGGCTGA
- a CDS encoding DUF4349 domain-containing protein — protein sequence MPVLLLALAACGQHGDVAADAGGGAEAAVASPEGAFLAYEHDVQIQLDAAQIAPRIQQVAQACQSAKFGDCAVLQVDQRSGEQPSGEVKVRIAPKGTEPLITMAGEGGKLQSRSTRAEDLAQQVADTALTKARLEKEHARLLSYQDRKDLKIEDLMAITTRLSEIEAGVEQANKDSAQQRRRIDTQLVTLHFGTTSGQRSRSEIGEALSESGSILSTSIAFLIRAAAALLPVAVLALIAGWGVRAWWRRRRRKA from the coding sequence ATGCCGGTGCTGCTGCTGGCGCTGGCAGCATGCGGACAGCATGGCGACGTCGCGGCCGATGCCGGAGGCGGTGCCGAAGCCGCGGTCGCTTCGCCGGAAGGTGCGTTCCTGGCCTACGAGCATGACGTGCAGATACAGCTGGACGCTGCGCAGATCGCACCACGCATCCAGCAGGTGGCGCAGGCCTGCCAAAGCGCGAAGTTCGGCGATTGTGCGGTGCTGCAGGTTGATCAGCGCAGTGGCGAGCAGCCCAGCGGCGAGGTCAAGGTCCGCATTGCACCGAAGGGCACCGAGCCGTTGATCACCATGGCGGGTGAAGGCGGCAAGCTGCAATCGCGCAGCACGCGCGCCGAAGACCTCGCACAGCAGGTGGCCGACACCGCATTGACCAAGGCGCGGCTGGAGAAGGAACACGCGCGGCTGCTGTCCTACCAGGACCGCAAGGACCTGAAAATTGAAGACCTGATGGCGATCACCACGCGCCTTTCTGAGATCGAAGCCGGTGTCGAGCAGGCCAACAAGGATTCGGCGCAGCAGCGCCGGCGCATCGATACCCAGCTGGTGACGCTGCACTTCGGCACCACCTCCGGGCAGCGCAGTCGCAGTGAGATCGGTGAAGCACTGAGCGAATCGGGCAGCATCCTCAGCACCAGCATCGCGTTCCTGATCCGCGCGGCGGCCGCATTGCTGCCGGTCGCGGTACTGGCGTTGATCGCAGGATGGGGGGTGCGGGCGTGGTGGCGTCGTCGACGTCGCAAGGCGTGA
- a CDS encoding GFA family protein, whose amino-acid sequence MDYQGSCHCGRIAFTVQAQAPISDVIDCNCSMCRRRGSLLWFAPREAFQLITDPADVATYHFNKAHIDHHHCRECGIAPYSEAVDPRTGTPMVAVNVRCVPQVDLAGLSVTSYDGAAL is encoded by the coding sequence ATGGACTACCAGGGAAGCTGCCATTGCGGCAGGATCGCATTCACCGTACAGGCGCAGGCGCCGATCAGCGATGTCATCGACTGCAACTGCTCGATGTGCCGGCGCCGAGGCAGCCTGCTGTGGTTTGCCCCGCGCGAGGCGTTCCAGCTGATCACCGATCCGGCGGATGTGGCCACCTACCATTTCAACAAGGCCCACATCGACCATCACCATTGCCGTGAGTGCGGCATTGCCCCCTACAGCGAAGCGGTGGACCCGCGCACGGGCACGCCGATGGTGGCGGTGAACGTGCGCTGCGTACCGCAGGTGGATCTGGCCGGTCTTTCGGTGACCTCCTACGACGGAGCCGCACTGTGA